CTATTGTGCATTCATGATCGATTCGGCATCATGGGCGTCACAATCACGCAAGGGAGCGAGATGAGCATGGGTGACGCGTTCACAGGACGACCACTACGGGTCGGCATCGTCGGCATGGGGCAGCGTGCGGCGATCGCCCGCCACGTGGCCGAGGCGGCTGCCGCCGCTCCCGACCTGGAGGCGCGGGTCGTCGCCGTCGCCGAGGTCACCCAGCAGGGGCGCGAGCGTGCCCGGGCCGAGTACCCGGACGCCCTCGTCGTCGAGCACCACGGGGGACTCGTCGGGGTCGTCGACGCGGCGATCGTGACGACCCCCGACTGGACGCACGCCGCGATCGCGATCGACCTGCTCCGCGCCGGCATCGCGGTCTACCTCGAGAAGCCCATGGCCATCACGGTCGAGGACGCCGACGCCGTCCTCGACACCGCGGCGGAGACCGGCACGCCGCTGTACGTCGGGCACAACTTCCGTCACGCCGCGGTCGTGCGGCTGATGCGCGAGATCGTCGACCGCGGGGAGATCGGCCAGGTCAAGGCGGTCTGGTGCCGGCACTTCGTCGGCAACGGCGGCGATTACTACTTCAAAGACTGGCACGCCGACCGCACCAAGGTGAACTCCCTGCTCCTGCAGAAGGCCAGCCACGACCTCGACGTCATCCACGCGCTCGGCGGAGGGGACACCGCGCGGGTCGTCGGCATGGGGTCGCTGTCGGTCTACGGCGACGTCACCGACCGTCGCGACCGCAGCGGCGAGCTCATGGGGGACTGGTTCTCCCTCGACAACTGGCCGCCCCTCGAGCAGACCGGGTTGAACCCCGTCGTCGAC
The sequence above is a segment of the Curtobacterium sp. BH-2-1-1 genome. Coding sequences within it:
- a CDS encoding Gfo/Idh/MocA family protein → MSMGDAFTGRPLRVGIVGMGQRAAIARHVAEAAAAAPDLEARVVAVAEVTQQGRERARAEYPDALVVEHHGGLVGVVDAAIVTTPDWTHAAIAIDLLRAGIAVYLEKPMAITVEDADAVLDTAAETGTPLYVGHNFRHAAVVRLMREIVDRGEIGQVKAVWCRHFVGNGGDYYFKDWHADRTKVNSLLLQKASHDLDVIHALGGGDTARVVGMGSLSVYGDVTDRRDRSGELMGDWFSLDNWPPLEQTGLNPVVDVEDVSMVMMTLDNGVQASYEQCHFTPDYWRNYTVIGTEGRLENIGDTGGGVVKVWSRRRGWDVAGDREYPIDGVAAGHADADLLTMTEFLRHVALGEPTTLAPIAARAAVAAGALATRSLRNGSVPIDVPPLAASTIAHFTDPTPAVTR